One part of the Tachyglossus aculeatus isolate mTacAcu1 chromosome 26, mTacAcu1.pri, whole genome shotgun sequence genome encodes these proteins:
- the BCL2A1 gene encoding bcl-2-related protein A1, producing MDDGVFWSVRALAEDYLDGILRTPRPGTAPSRTSQALQNVAASVQGEVEGALKPHLDSLDVGSVGAARGIFSHVLAKEFEDGVVNWGRVVTVFVLGGILTKKLQGSGVPLTRETREEISSFIAEFTTHHAGEWIRQNGGWENGFLNKFEQKTVWSVLADLSTKILGVLSHLKQFY from the exons ATGGACGACGGCGTGTTCTGGTCCGTCCGGGCCCTGGCCGAGGACTACCTGGACGGCATCCTCCGGACGCCGCGACCCGGGACGGCCCCGAGCAGGACTTCCCAGGCCCTGCAGAACGTGGCAGCCTCGGtccagggggaggtggagggggcccTGAAGCCTCACCTCGACAGCCTCGACGTCGGCTCGGTGGGGGCAGCCAGGGGGATCTTCAGCCACGTTTTGGCAAAGGAGTTCGAGGACGGCGTCGTCAACTGGGGGCGGGTTGTGACGGTGTTCGTCTTGGGGGGCATTCTCACCAAGAAGCTTCAGGGCAGCGGGGTCCCGCTGACGAGGGAGACCCGGGAGGAGATTTCTTCCTTCATCGCGGAGTTCACCACGCACCACGCCGGAGAGTGGATAAGGCAGAACGGAGGCTGG GAAAATGGATTTTTAAATAAGTTTGAACAGAAGACCGTCTGGTCGGTGCTGGCGGATCTTTCGACGAAGATCCTGGGCGTACTCTCCCACCTGAAGCAATTTTACTGA